A genome region from Solirubrobacter pauli includes the following:
- a CDS encoding peptidase E has protein sequence MGGGGFTMEPENPALDDYVLGLASAKVPRICLLPTASGDGEAQIRQFHATFGARACEPMHISLFRLGSRPIPLRETLLAQDIVYVGGGSMLGLLAVWRALGLDKILRECWESGVVLAGLSAGAMCWFEWGVTSSLGSPAPSPGLGFLPGSLSVHMDGEPARLPVCRAAIADGSIPPGYAADDGVALLFRGDELDEVVSSRPNRQALRIGPDGTEELLTPRLLARPDRFGDEADIAEYRAVRALRAR, from the coding sequence ATGGGCGGGGGCGGCTTCACGATGGAGCCGGAGAACCCCGCCCTCGACGACTACGTGCTCGGGCTGGCGAGCGCGAAGGTGCCCAGGATCTGCCTGCTGCCGACCGCCTCCGGCGACGGCGAGGCGCAGATCCGGCAGTTCCACGCGACGTTCGGCGCGCGAGCCTGCGAGCCGATGCACATCTCGCTGTTCCGGCTCGGCAGCCGGCCGATCCCCCTGCGCGAGACGCTGCTCGCGCAAGACATCGTCTACGTCGGCGGCGGGTCGATGCTCGGCCTGCTCGCGGTGTGGCGCGCGCTCGGGCTCGACAAGATCCTGCGCGAGTGCTGGGAGTCCGGCGTGGTCCTCGCGGGGCTGAGCGCGGGTGCGATGTGCTGGTTCGAATGGGGCGTGACGTCGTCGCTGGGCTCGCCCGCGCCGTCGCCGGGGCTCGGCTTCCTGCCCGGGTCGCTCTCCGTGCACATGGACGGCGAGCCCGCGCGGCTCCCCGTCTGCCGAGCGGCGATAGCGGACGGCTCGATCCCGCCCGGCTACGCCGCCGACGACGGCGTGGCGCTGCTCTTCCGCGGTGACGAGCTCGACGAGGTCGTCTCCTCACGCCCGAACCGCCAGGCGTTGCGGATCGGCCCGGACGGCACCGAGGAGCTGCTGACGCCGCGCCTGCTCGCGCGGCCGGACCGGTTCGGCGACGAGGCGGACATCGCCGAGTACCGGGCCGTGCGCGCGCTGCGGGCGCGTTAG
- a CDS encoding Type 1 glutamine amidotransferase-like domain-containing protein: MKRGRPPQIVAYGGGGFSMEPNNPLLDEYVLGLCRRKKPKVCFFPSASGDADHYVVRFYRHFSSEICDPSHISLFRRDCGPGSVREHLLKQDMIYVGGGSILSLLGVWRAHGIDEDLRAAWQAGVILVGVSAGSLCWFNSGLTAYHHDAKPYEGLGFLSHSNAVHYDEESDRRPAYHQALKDGMPGGYAASDGAALHFIGDDLHRVVLSRPKARAYRVEVAGEDVVEHPLEATYLGERPKLELAAA, translated from the coding sequence ATGAAGCGTGGACGTCCACCGCAGATCGTGGCTTATGGAGGAGGCGGCTTCTCCATGGAGCCGAACAATCCACTCCTCGACGAGTACGTTCTCGGGCTCTGTCGACGTAAGAAGCCGAAGGTCTGCTTCTTTCCTTCCGCCAGTGGCGATGCAGACCACTACGTCGTGCGCTTCTACAGGCACTTCTCGAGCGAGATCTGCGACCCGTCGCACATCTCCCTGTTCCGCCGCGACTGCGGGCCGGGCTCCGTGCGCGAGCACCTGCTCAAGCAGGACATGATCTACGTCGGCGGCGGATCGATCCTGTCGCTGCTCGGCGTCTGGCGGGCCCACGGCATCGACGAGGACCTCCGCGCCGCGTGGCAGGCGGGTGTCATCCTTGTCGGCGTGTCCGCCGGCTCGCTCTGTTGGTTCAACTCAGGCCTCACGGCCTACCACCACGACGCGAAGCCCTACGAAGGCCTCGGCTTCCTCTCGCACTCGAACGCGGTGCACTACGACGAGGAGTCGGACCGGCGCCCGGCCTACCACCAGGCGCTGAAGGACGGCATGCCCGGCGGATATGCGGCTTCGGACGGGGCCGCCCTGCACTTCATCGGTGACGACCTGCACCGCGTGGTCCTCTCGCGCCCGAAGGCTCGCGCCTATCGGGTCGAGGTCGCGGGCGAGGACGTCGTCGAGCATCCGCTGGAGGCGACCTACCTCGGTGAGCGACCCAAGCTCGAGCTCGCAGCCGCTTAG
- a CDS encoding DUF2269 family protein, whose amino-acid sequence MIAAFNLYTVSLFLHISAAIVGLGATFALSIAFPLAVRMGDPRHLLFMHRLNLEVITKLASPALALILVTGIVQVLDSDFIGFGDAWISTAFVLVIIIGGLQGAYFTKTDRKLAAQVESELASGATELSPEYQLEARREGSMGALTGLLVLATVAVMVFKPGA is encoded by the coding sequence GTGATTGCTGCGTTCAACCTGTACACGGTCTCGCTGTTCCTCCACATCAGCGCCGCCATCGTCGGCCTCGGCGCGACGTTCGCGCTCTCGATCGCCTTCCCGCTCGCGGTCCGGATGGGCGACCCGCGCCACCTGCTGTTCATGCACCGGCTGAACCTCGAGGTGATCACGAAGCTGGCCAGCCCGGCGCTCGCGCTGATCCTCGTCACCGGCATCGTGCAGGTCCTCGACAGCGACTTCATCGGCTTCGGCGACGCGTGGATCAGCACCGCGTTCGTGCTCGTGATCATCATCGGCGGCCTGCAGGGCGCCTACTTCACGAAGACCGACCGCAAGCTCGCCGCGCAGGTCGAGTCCGAGCTGGCGAGCGGTGCGACCGAGCTCTCGCCCGAGTATCAGCTGGAAGCGCGGCGTGAGGGCAGCATGGGCGCGCTCACCGGCCTGCTCGTGCTGGCGACCGTCGCCGTGATGGTGTTCAAGCCAGGCGCGTAA
- a CDS encoding endonuclease/exonuclease/phosphatase family protein encodes MRTVVAVLFALPWIGWALLRTLGVEAPFPLVAAIAFTPYAALTSPAPVVLALILRRKAVAIVSGVAAVALAFAMVPRAVAGPQPEAGGPRLVVMTSNLWLGRADVPAVLRVAREHDVDVLSVQELRPKMLPKFETDQFPHRILLPDAGAAGAGLLSKYPLASSGGELQPEAVFTVEGAPPVRIKAVHPRPPVTFEAAPDWRRALEALPSSDGVGDVRILAGDFNATLDHPELRALLDRGYTDAADATGEGWTHTWPAGTKSDRALPLTIDHVLVDERVRVEKVTVVDIPRSDHRAVIAELRLPDR; translated from the coding sequence GTGCGGACCGTCGTCGCCGTTCTCTTCGCGCTGCCCTGGATCGGGTGGGCGCTGCTGCGCACGCTCGGGGTGGAGGCGCCGTTCCCGCTCGTCGCGGCGATCGCCTTCACGCCCTACGCGGCGCTCACGTCGCCCGCGCCGGTGGTGCTGGCGCTGATCCTGCGGCGCAAGGCCGTCGCGATCGTCTCGGGCGTGGCCGCGGTCGCGCTGGCGTTCGCGATGGTGCCGCGGGCCGTAGCCGGGCCGCAGCCGGAGGCCGGCGGGCCGCGGCTGGTGGTGATGACGTCGAACCTGTGGCTGGGGCGCGCGGACGTGCCGGCGGTGCTGCGGGTCGCGCGCGAGCACGACGTGGACGTGCTGAGCGTGCAGGAGCTGCGGCCGAAGATGCTGCCGAAGTTCGAGACCGACCAGTTCCCGCACCGGATCCTGCTGCCCGACGCGGGCGCGGCGGGTGCCGGGCTGCTGTCGAAGTACCCGCTCGCCTCCTCCGGCGGCGAGCTGCAACCCGAGGCGGTGTTCACGGTCGAGGGCGCGCCGCCCGTGCGGATCAAGGCCGTGCACCCGCGTCCGCCGGTGACCTTCGAGGCGGCACCCGACTGGCGACGCGCACTCGAGGCGCTGCCCAGCTCCGACGGCGTCGGCGACGTCCGCATCCTCGCGGGCGACTTCAACGCGACGCTCGACCATCCCGAGCTCCGCGCCCTGCTGGACCGCGGCTACACCGACGCCGCCGACGCCACGGGCGAGGGCTGGACGCACACCTGGCCGGCCGGGACCAAGTCCGACCGCGCGCTGCCGCTGACCATCGACCACGTGCTCGTCGACGAACGCGTGCGCGTCGAGAAGGTCACGGTCGTCGACATCCCGCGCAGCGACCATCGCGCCGTGATCGCGGAGCTGCGGCTTCCCGACCGTTAG
- a CDS encoding carboxylate-amine ligase encodes MASAAWANWKTTAAPWTVGVEEEVMLLEVDGSPAWRSEDVLRVMPDELSEHARGETHGLALELATNPHATVADATAELRTMRAGLAATVRSLGLRAAVAGTHPLVTAEEVEVSPGARYQFLHQSLRELARREPTFALHVHVAVPDAELATRALNGMRAHIPVLLALSANSPFTRGRDSGLASARTPVFQAFPRTGIPREFDGYAEYVESIDLLIRCGAIPEPTFIWWDVRLQPKLGTLEVRVMDAQTRIRDTAALVALVQCLVRCEALGTCAEPELAHAPEVLDENRFLAARDGIDAQLLDPHRDRRVPASGRLATLVDACWPHARELGCERELQLLAHLAGDPGAARQRAIASEPAGLRGLLHTLQAEFSPPRPQLALAA; translated from the coding sequence ATGGCTTCGGCAGCGTGGGCGAACTGGAAGACGACGGCGGCACCCTGGACGGTCGGCGTCGAGGAAGAGGTCATGCTGCTCGAGGTCGACGGGTCGCCCGCGTGGCGCTCGGAGGACGTTCTGCGCGTGATGCCGGACGAGCTGTCCGAGCACGCCCGCGGCGAGACGCACGGGCTCGCGCTCGAGCTGGCCACGAACCCGCACGCGACGGTCGCCGACGCCACCGCCGAGCTGCGCACGATGCGCGCCGGCCTCGCGGCGACGGTCCGGTCGCTCGGCCTGCGCGCCGCGGTCGCGGGCACGCACCCGCTGGTCACGGCCGAGGAGGTCGAGGTCTCTCCGGGCGCGCGCTACCAGTTCCTGCACCAGTCGCTGCGGGAGCTGGCCCGGCGCGAGCCGACGTTCGCGCTGCACGTGCACGTCGCGGTGCCCGACGCCGAGCTGGCGACGCGCGCGTTGAACGGCATGCGCGCGCACATCCCGGTGCTGCTGGCGCTGTCGGCCAACTCGCCGTTCACGCGCGGGCGCGACAGCGGGCTCGCGAGCGCCCGCACGCCCGTCTTCCAGGCGTTCCCGCGCACCGGGATCCCGCGTGAGTTCGACGGCTACGCGGAGTACGTCGAGTCGATCGACCTGCTGATCCGCTGCGGCGCGATCCCCGAGCCGACGTTCATCTGGTGGGACGTGCGCCTGCAGCCCAAGCTCGGCACACTCGAGGTGCGGGTGATGGACGCGCAGACGCGGATCCGCGACACGGCCGCGCTGGTCGCGCTCGTCCAGTGCCTCGTGCGCTGCGAGGCGCTCGGCACGTGCGCCGAGCCGGAGCTCGCGCACGCGCCCGAGGTGCTCGACGAGAACCGGTTCCTGGCCGCCCGCGACGGCATCGACGCGCAGCTGCTGGACCCGCACCGCGATCGCCGCGTGCCCGCTTCGGGCCGCCTCGCCACCCTGGTCGACGCCTGCTGGCCGCACGCGCGGGAGCTGGGCTGCGAGCGCGAGCTGCAGCTGCTGGCCCATCTGGCGGGCGACCCCGGCGCCGCGCGCCAGCGCGCGATCGCCTCCGAGCCGGCCGGCCTGCGCGGCCTGCTGCACACACTGCAGGCGGAGTTCTCTCCGCCGCGCCCGCAGCTCGCGCTCGCCGCGTAG
- a CDS encoding putative bifunctional diguanylate cyclase/phosphodiesterase gives MIRPAVKLPQTPFARFRLLFLAFAVAGAAQAALTVPTGDASAPAKLAGVVLSLALGGYWILGYKRRRFALALEPFEAYAVFLILHVAPGDPFLPLLGILFRSLYGGFPLAVARYVLWMAALLGAHAGRGEEQMEADMARVAAVALAPLLAQALLVALRTSETIQRRLNSIVQNSTDVVTIVGADQRVRWQAESIRGVLGHAPDAIVGTRVHDLVHPDDRPALDGYFADADGKPDLRRNLTLRLAHGAGGHRHFDVVAANRLHDTSVGGFVLNMRDATDRRELEDELRALAAQREHDALHDPLTGLANRRKLFARLDESTTAARAAKTKLALLLIDLDHFKELNDTLGHQAGDRLLREIGPRLEACAPGASLVARVGGDEFAVLMPLDTTVEAAEVMAGKLGAAIEEPFRFQGMTMLVRASVGIAMFPEHGRDVESLMQRADIAMYSAKSRGVGYEVYSASRDGHSRARLALIGELPDAIESGQIVVHYQPKFDLQSGTVRGAEALVRWEHPQFGLLGPGAFLPLAEQTGLMRPLTLRVLDDALGQCARWQAAGLNLPVAVNLGAPNLLDLGLPVDVKALLEKWELDPSMLLLEITETIVAADPVRVIEIMNKLGELGIELSLDDFGTGSSSLAYLRELPVQELKIDKSFILGMDEDPEAATIVQTIVDLAHNLGLRAVGEGIETDEAHALLTESGCDYGQGFLIGRPMPAAELAALALQPVTRLA, from the coding sequence GTGATCCGACCCGCCGTCAAGCTGCCCCAGACCCCGTTCGCGCGGTTCCGGCTGCTCTTCCTCGCGTTCGCGGTCGCCGGCGCGGCCCAGGCGGCGTTGACGGTCCCGACGGGTGACGCCAGCGCGCCCGCGAAGCTCGCGGGCGTCGTCCTGTCGCTGGCGCTCGGCGGCTACTGGATCCTCGGCTACAAGCGGCGTCGCTTCGCGCTCGCGCTCGAGCCGTTCGAGGCCTACGCCGTCTTCCTGATCCTGCACGTGGCGCCGGGCGACCCGTTCCTCCCGTTGCTGGGCATCCTCTTCCGCAGCCTCTACGGCGGCTTCCCGCTGGCCGTGGCCCGGTACGTGCTGTGGATGGCGGCCCTGCTCGGCGCGCACGCCGGCCGCGGCGAGGAGCAGATGGAGGCCGACATGGCGCGCGTCGCCGCCGTCGCCCTCGCGCCGCTGCTCGCCCAGGCCCTGCTGGTCGCGCTCCGCACCTCCGAGACCATCCAGCGCCGGTTGAACTCGATCGTCCAGAACTCCACCGACGTGGTGACGATCGTCGGCGCCGACCAGCGGGTGCGCTGGCAGGCGGAGTCGATCCGCGGCGTGCTCGGCCATGCGCCCGACGCGATCGTCGGCACGCGCGTGCACGACCTCGTCCACCCCGACGACCGGCCCGCGCTCGACGGCTACTTCGCCGACGCCGACGGCAAGCCCGACCTGCGCCGCAACCTGACGCTGCGCCTCGCGCACGGCGCCGGCGGCCACCGCCACTTCGACGTCGTCGCGGCCAACCGCCTGCACGACACCAGCGTCGGCGGCTTCGTGCTCAACATGCGCGACGCCACCGACCGCCGCGAGCTCGAGGACGAGCTGCGCGCGCTCGCCGCCCAGCGCGAGCACGACGCGCTGCACGACCCGCTCACCGGCCTCGCGAACCGCCGCAAGCTGTTCGCCCGCCTCGACGAGTCGACCACCGCCGCGCGCGCCGCCAAGACCAAGCTCGCGCTGCTGCTGATCGACCTCGACCACTTCAAGGAGCTCAACGACACGCTCGGCCACCAGGCCGGCGACCGGCTGCTGCGCGAGATCGGGCCGCGGCTGGAAGCGTGCGCGCCCGGCGCCTCGCTCGTGGCCCGCGTCGGCGGCGACGAGTTCGCCGTGCTGATGCCGCTCGACACGACCGTCGAGGCCGCCGAGGTGATGGCGGGCAAGCTCGGCGCGGCGATCGAGGAGCCGTTCCGCTTCCAGGGCATGACGATGCTCGTGCGCGCCAGCGTCGGCATCGCGATGTTCCCCGAGCACGGCCGCGACGTCGAGTCGCTCATGCAGCGCGCCGACATCGCCATGTACTCGGCCAAGAGCCGCGGCGTCGGCTACGAGGTCTACAGCGCGTCGCGCGACGGCCACTCACGCGCGCGGCTCGCCCTGATCGGCGAGCTGCCGGACGCGATCGAGTCGGGCCAGATCGTCGTGCACTACCAGCCCAAGTTCGACCTGCAGAGCGGGACGGTCCGCGGCGCCGAGGCGCTCGTGCGCTGGGAGCACCCGCAGTTCGGCCTGCTCGGCCCGGGCGCGTTCCTGCCGCTCGCGGAGCAGACCGGCCTGATGCGCCCGCTCACCCTGCGCGTCCTCGACGACGCGCTCGGCCAGTGCGCGCGCTGGCAGGCCGCCGGCCTGAACCTCCCGGTCGCCGTCAACCTCGGTGCGCCGAACCTGCTCGACCTCGGCCTGCCGGTCGACGTGAAGGCGCTGCTGGAGAAGTGGGAGCTCGACCCGTCGATGCTGCTGCTGGAGATCACCGAGACGATCGTCGCCGCCGACCCGGTGCGCGTGATCGAGATCATGAACAAGCTCGGCGAGCTCGGGATCGAGCTCTCGCTGGACGACTTCGGCACGGGCTCCTCCTCGCTCGCCTACCTGCGTGAGCTGCCCGTGCAGGAGCTCAAGATCGACAAGTCCTTCATCCTCGGCATGGACGAGGACCCGGAGGCCGCGACCATCGTGCAGACGATCGTCGACCTCGCGCACAACCTCGGCCTGCGCGCCGTCGGCGAGGGCATCGAGACCGACGAGGCGCACGCGCTGCTCACCGAGAGCGGCTGCGACTACGGCCAGGGCTTCCTGATCGGCCGCCCGATGCCGGCCGCCGAGCTCGCCGCGCTGGCGCTGCAGCCGGTTACGCGCCTGGCTTGA
- a CDS encoding FixH family protein, with protein MRRLLIALAVLAMLVLAPAAMAGGWATVGLSSTPAGTQPRDPWTVDLTVLQHGRTPLVDVQPTVTIRSGDATRTFDAAPTGKPGVYRANVVFPTAGTWTYEVNDGFITQQPHTFPAVRIGGPVSAPATATDEGGPNVTLLALGGLAFLLAAVLLLARRHRRHEPQAA; from the coding sequence GTGCGCCGTCTGCTGATCGCTCTTGCAGTGCTGGCGATGCTGGTGCTCGCGCCCGCCGCGATGGCCGGTGGGTGGGCCACGGTCGGGTTGAGCTCCACGCCCGCGGGCACGCAACCCAGGGACCCGTGGACCGTCGATCTGACCGTGCTCCAGCACGGGCGGACGCCGCTGGTGGACGTGCAGCCCACGGTCACGATCCGCAGCGGCGACGCGACGCGGACGTTCGACGCCGCGCCGACCGGCAAGCCCGGCGTGTACCGCGCGAACGTGGTGTTCCCGACGGCCGGGACGTGGACGTACGAGGTCAACGACGGCTTCATCACGCAGCAGCCGCACACCTTCCCGGCGGTGCGGATCGGCGGGCCCGTCTCCGCGCCCGCGACCGCGACCGACGAAGGCGGCCCGAACGTCACCCTGCTCGCGCTCGGTGGCCTCGCCTTCCTGCTGGCCGCGGTGCTGCTCCTCGCCCGACGGCACCGGCGGCACGAACCGCAGGCGGCGTGA
- a CDS encoding HAD family hydrolase — protein MAVLFDLDGVLIDSRAPFLTSLNHGFDTLGLARRDPEELLPYIGPPFKVAFPGLLGVGPDDPLVDALIDAYRERYATAMLEETTLAPGIAEAVAGLDGPLAVATSKPHRFADPILERLGLRDRFAFVFGPELDARAETKAETITRALEQLRTTDAIMIGDRRFDVEGAHANGIRCIGVTWGIGTREELETAGADAIIDDPLELDPTIRVMSRP, from the coding sequence ATGGCGGTTCTGTTTGACCTCGACGGCGTGCTGATCGACTCGCGCGCGCCGTTCCTCACCAGCCTCAACCACGGCTTCGACACGCTCGGGCTCGCCCGCCGCGACCCGGAGGAGCTGCTCCCGTACATCGGCCCGCCGTTCAAGGTCGCGTTCCCCGGGCTGCTCGGCGTCGGGCCCGACGACCCGCTCGTCGACGCGCTGATCGACGCCTATCGGGAGCGCTACGCCACCGCGATGCTGGAGGAGACGACCCTCGCGCCGGGCATCGCCGAGGCGGTCGCCGGGCTCGACGGCCCGCTGGCGGTGGCCACGTCCAAGCCGCACCGCTTCGCCGACCCGATCCTCGAGCGCCTCGGCCTGCGCGATCGCTTCGCCTTCGTGTTCGGGCCCGAGCTGGACGCACGCGCCGAGACCAAGGCCGAGACGATCACGCGCGCGCTCGAGCAGCTCCGCACCACCGACGCGATCATGATCGGGGACCGTCGCTTCGACGTCGAAGGCGCGCACGCGAACGGCATCCGCTGCATCGGCGTCACCTGGGGCATCGGCACCCGCGAGGAGCTCGAGACGGCCGGCGCGGACGCGATCATCGACGACCCGCTCGAGCTCGATCCGACGATCCGCGTAATGTCCCGCCCGTGA
- a CDS encoding bifunctional aminotransferase class I/II-fold pyridoxal phosphate-dependent enzyme/GNAT family N-acetyltransferase produces the protein MPTAEERLAILDEVLTEAAGKGLLQLSPDDVAPLDGRTISLDGRSVVSFGSCSYLGLELDPRMKQATIDAVLRYGTQFSSSRGYLSSPQYLELETLLSQMFGGHVLVTPTTSLGHLSTLPVLVDSTDAVLLDHQVHASVQMAANQLRVKGTAVDLVRHNHMERLEAMINRLSKDHDRIWYMADGVYSMFADLAPFAELRALLDKYPQLWLYVDDSHGVGWAGQHGRGPALDVLGGHPRVIAACSLNKSFGAAGGAIVFPDAELRRRVKTGGGPMMFSGPIQPPLLGAAIESAKIHLSDELPALQAALRERVELFTSLCSEHGIPLATTDTTPIRYVPLGLPVVAHDVIGQILADGYYTNLGTFPAVPMKHAGVRITLTLHHTVEDIRGLVESLARHVPAALERAGEAAKRRHAKIVGEHGPALAIEHHVSADALNAAEWDTLLGERGTFTVDGLRFLERAFGQPGERPEDQWAFHYYVVRDRAGKAVLATFFTAALWKDDMMASAAVSDLVEARRAEDPYYLTSTTFGMGSLLTEGDHLYLDRNADWKGALDLLMAAVSEDARAAGAGTIVFRDLHAADLELAEAVRERGYVKTSLPQSLVYEPVHGGDAEWLAKLSVKARVHQRKSVLAFDDAYEVEWLRAGGREVSDAELDHLYALYLAVQARGRDLNSFPLPKGFLRDMLAHPSWELMTLRLKESGTVVAFGAHFVGTRHYAPMVVGLDYDYTRSHGAYRQALRQAVLRARELGSKRVLLGMGATFEKTRFGAHVQERVAFAQASDHYSSEVLAALAADSHGA, from the coding sequence GTGCCGACTGCTGAAGAGCGCCTGGCGATCCTGGACGAAGTACTGACCGAGGCGGCCGGCAAGGGCCTGCTGCAGCTTTCACCCGACGACGTGGCGCCGCTGGATGGTCGGACGATCTCCCTGGATGGCCGCTCGGTCGTGAGCTTCGGCTCGTGCAGCTATCTGGGCCTCGAGCTGGACCCGCGGATGAAGCAGGCGACGATCGACGCCGTCCTGCGCTACGGCACCCAGTTCTCCAGCTCGCGCGGGTACCTGTCCTCGCCGCAGTACCTCGAGCTCGAGACGCTGCTGAGCCAGATGTTCGGCGGCCACGTGCTCGTCACGCCGACGACGTCGCTCGGGCATCTGTCGACGCTGCCGGTGCTCGTCGACTCCACGGACGCGGTCCTGCTCGACCATCAGGTCCACGCGTCCGTCCAGATGGCCGCGAACCAGCTGCGCGTGAAGGGCACGGCGGTCGACCTCGTCCGCCACAACCACATGGAGCGGCTCGAGGCGATGATCAACCGCCTCTCGAAGGACCACGACCGGATCTGGTACATGGCCGACGGCGTCTACTCGATGTTCGCCGACCTCGCGCCCTTCGCCGAGCTGCGTGCGTTGCTCGACAAGTACCCGCAGCTGTGGCTCTACGTCGACGACTCGCACGGCGTCGGCTGGGCGGGGCAGCACGGGCGCGGCCCGGCGCTCGACGTCCTCGGCGGCCACCCGCGCGTGATCGCCGCGTGCTCGTTGAACAAGTCCTTCGGCGCCGCCGGTGGCGCGATCGTGTTCCCGGACGCCGAGCTGCGCCGCCGCGTGAAGACGGGCGGCGGCCCGATGATGTTCTCCGGCCCGATCCAGCCGCCGCTGCTCGGCGCCGCGATCGAGTCGGCCAAGATCCACCTGTCGGACGAGCTGCCGGCGCTGCAGGCGGCGCTGCGCGAGCGCGTCGAGCTGTTCACGTCGTTGTGCTCCGAGCACGGCATCCCGCTCGCGACCACTGACACCACGCCGATCCGCTACGTCCCGCTCGGCCTGCCGGTCGTCGCGCACGACGTGATCGGGCAGATCCTCGCGGACGGCTACTACACGAACCTCGGCACGTTCCCGGCGGTGCCGATGAAGCACGCCGGCGTGCGCATCACGCTCACGCTGCACCACACGGTCGAGGACATCCGCGGGCTGGTCGAGTCGCTGGCGCGGCACGTGCCGGCCGCGCTCGAGCGCGCGGGCGAGGCCGCCAAGCGCCGCCACGCGAAGATCGTCGGCGAGCACGGTCCGGCGCTGGCGATCGAGCACCACGTCTCGGCCGACGCGCTCAACGCCGCCGAATGGGACACGCTGCTGGGCGAGCGCGGCACGTTCACCGTCGACGGCCTGCGGTTCCTCGAGCGCGCCTTCGGGCAGCCGGGCGAGCGCCCCGAGGACCAGTGGGCGTTCCACTACTACGTCGTGCGCGACCGCGCGGGCAAGGCCGTGCTGGCCACGTTCTTCACGGCGGCGCTGTGGAAGGACGACATGATGGCCTCCGCCGCCGTGTCCGACCTCGTCGAGGCGCGGCGTGCCGAGGACCCGTACTACCTGACGTCCACGACGTTCGGGATGGGCTCGCTGCTGACCGAGGGCGACCACCTGTACCTGGACCGCAACGCCGACTGGAAGGGCGCGCTGGACCTGCTGATGGCGGCCGTGTCGGAAGACGCGCGCGCGGCCGGGGCCGGCACGATCGTGTTCCGCGACCTGCACGCGGCGGACCTCGAGCTGGCCGAGGCGGTGCGCGAGCGCGGCTACGTGAAGACGTCCCTCCCACAGTCGCTGGTGTACGAGCCGGTCCACGGCGGAGACGCGGAGTGGCTGGCGAAGCTGTCGGTCAAGGCGCGCGTGCACCAGCGCAAGTCCGTGCTGGCGTTCGACGACGCCTACGAGGTCGAGTGGCTGCGCGCGGGCGGCCGCGAGGTGAGCGACGCCGAGCTCGACCACCTGTACGCGCTGTACCTCGCCGTGCAGGCGCGCGGGCGCGACCTGAACTCGTTCCCGCTGCCCAAGGGCTTCCTGCGCGACATGCTCGCCCACCCGTCGTGGGAGCTGATGACGCTGCGGCTGAAGGAGAGCGGGACGGTCGTGGCCTTCGGCGCGCACTTCGTCGGCACGCGCCACTACGCGCCGATGGTCGTCGGGCTCGACTACGACTACACGCGCTCGCACGGCGCCTACCGCCAGGCACTGCGCCAGGCGGTCCTGCGCGCGCGGGAGCTCGGCTCCAAGCGCGTCCTGCTGGGCATGGGCGCGACGTTCGAGAAGACCCGCTTCGGCGCGCATGTGCAGGAGCGCGTGGCCTTCGCGCAGGCGAGCGACCATTACTCGAGCGAGGTGCTCGCGGCGCTGGCCGCCGACTCACACGGCGCCTGA
- a CDS encoding VOC family protein, which translates to MDHLWLRTRDVAAIRRFYVATGHAIGVDEPDHVQIITDGASFSYVTGEPVTEHVHIALSADTNAKVDAFHAAAIEAGYEDNGAPGERAEYHPGYYGAFVLDPDGHNVEAVNHNR; encoded by the coding sequence ATCGACCACCTGTGGCTGCGCACGCGCGACGTCGCGGCGATCAGGCGCTTCTACGTCGCCACCGGGCACGCGATCGGCGTCGACGAGCCCGACCACGTCCAGATCATCACGGACGGCGCGTCGTTCTCCTACGTCACCGGCGAGCCCGTCACCGAACACGTGCACATCGCGCTCAGCGCCGACACGAACGCCAAGGTCGACGCGTTCCACGCGGCCGCCATCGAGGCGGGATACGAGGACAACGGCGCGCCCGGAGAGCGCGCCGAGTACCACCCCGGCTACTACGGGGCCTTCGTCCTCGATCCCGACGGCCACAACGTGGAGGCCGTCAACCACAACCGCTGA